ttttcaatgataaATCTCACATCAGACTCTGTGCGATGTGTCTTCctgtgccattgaaaacaatgggtgatgcgttctgaggaacgcAATGAGATGggatatgcagcaatttttttcctgcacaacacAAATCTCTCGTGATTTTCTCGGTCATGTAACAGCGGCCTTATGCTTGCTCTCCGTGGCATTCCTCTGCTGCCATCTATCAAGGCTGCCACTGCATGCTGCCCGGGGACTGCTTTGACAGCGGACAGCAGGGGAATACTGAGGGGAGTAAGTGCAGGACTTGCATCGCTGGATTCAGTGCTTCATCGCCTATTAGCTCATAGGAGCGGACAAGTGACAGTAGGGGTCTACAATCCTGTCTGATGCATTCCCAATATAATGCAGATATTTTAGTAGAGACATTGCTACACACAGGCACAGCCAACACCTAACATATGCATTATATCCAGCTGTATTGAGTCCAAACAcatacaatcctgcctttacactCAGGGCAGACCATTTAAATTATACACGCAAAACAAAAATTCTGGGTGAAGGCTCATGTCCTCAGAATGGCGAGCAGAAGACAATCAATGATATTAGAGGCTACCTCAAAGTGATAGTTTAGTCTAACTACGTGCACAATGTATGATCCTGAAGACCCCTCTTGTCCTGGGAGTCAGTGATTAGCAAAGTGCTTAAATATCTCCAATCTCTTCTATATGTGTCCCATTCAATTTGAACACTATTCATATGCAGGAGGCCCTGACCAGACTCATTGGGCAAAACTGTCACTTCTGCATTTCCCAGGGGTGAGAACATAAGACAATTCCCTTGGACCTCTGAATGACCCAGGGTAATAATCCTAGTTCATTCCATAAGGACATATGACTTCACATGGATAGCCTCAGTACCCAATTAAAAATCTTATCACTCGGCCTTCCCTAAGAACCTCAATCATGTATCAGAATTGACCACCAGGGACACCTGTAATACCCTCGTGGTCAAGCCACCAGAAAGGAACGGGTTAGTCTTTGCTCTCATTGACCAGCATCATTGAGTTCAGCTTATCTCAATCAACCAAACACTCATATGTTAAATCAATAAAATAGGAGCACCTAAATAAATAACAGATCTCACTCTCCAGTAGGAGACTCTGCCTCTTTTCTCCAAATTTCCACCCATGTCCAAGTTTCCAAGTCTATtgaagaaaggagaaaaaaaaaacagacaagagTGACCATGGTGCTCACCACCCGTGTTTATTATTTCTTCCGTTCCGGAGGACACGTGGAACATGGCTTTGAGCAGAGGGAGATAAATCTATTGGAACCTCTTGGGAACCTCCAAATAATGTCATTGTAGTTAGAACATAACCCACTGGGACAAGAGGATTCCTACTGGAGCTTCTATAGACAGCTAACTGGAACAAACCAAAGTAGCTTCACAAACATATGGTGGGGATAAGTTAGTTTTGAATTTTATTGTCAGGAAACATGGAATTCCTTATCTTTTCTTCTCCTGACTAAGCACTAACTAGGAAAACATTGGCAGTGAAGGAAATATTTACATCATTGAACAATTTTATAGGGGTTATCCAGTTACAAAACAGCATCCCTTTAGGCCTATAATTCGTAAACTAAGCAGTACTGATCCCTCCATCGCCGCTGGGATCCCCAGCTGCAGCTCCGCTGAGGTCCTGACATTTGTTGttataactgacatcacaggaagATGGGTGATCATTGCAGCCAATCCAAGACTGCAGAGTCACCTTCCCGAACTCCTGGCAGCATGGCACTGCGAGTGCGATGCCTGAAGGATGATGCTTGGACCAGTTTTTGAAGTTTGACTTTCAAatgagctccaagtcaaacttcatgaagctcctaacagaatccctttaaggagcaTCCACTTTGACATGACTCTGATAACTACTGctgtcaggtcatttttggtcgtcatgatgattaatgatcttttctggtcatgtaaaaccttccacacaacttctccaaccgtctgctgacttttacaatatttgtcgcacagcttttgtatcaggatgaagatctgaccgatattaatactacagagacaaatgtgaggggcgatcagcggtgtaaagaggggattcctacaggtaaccgcccaggtgagtagtaaccactaaatacagcagagaagagtcacagattctcctcggtcagcggctgctgatagttatgtagatttataagctctgggatctgtcagtTTCCGCTGTATATTCCCCCATTCAGACGGAGTACAAACTAAATATGCATGACATGTGATACCATTATAGGTGATAACACATGATGGGCATTTACAGCACGGACGTGAAACACACCTATGTGAGCAGGAACTACTATTCATTATATGAGATCTATACTGATGAGGGAAAAATGGTCTTCCAGTTCAgggactaagggtccttttacactgaccaaCTCTAGATCTGATGTAACCAGCGCTGATCACAATAACGAAAATGGAGACGAAGATCCAGATAACAGAATCCATAATGTGAAGACATagatttagggcccttttacacacaacgattatcacacaaagccatcttttgagcgataattgttgtatgTGAATGTGTGCCTATTGTGCACTTTTTATCTGTCGCTCACTTTAACTCtgctaaaaatcacagcatgcgctAAGAAGCATGTTGTGATTCTTCATGGGCagcactgatagtattctttcagcagctgtcccactgtagaacaatagcgatgtagttacagaacagaccaccagctgttctTTAACCACATGCTAATGAAATGAGTTAGCTCTTAAAGGGCTGATTAACTCATTAGTAGCTAAttaaaaatgatcgctcagaactgTCCGTTTCTGACAAATGCTTAGCGATCATCTAGCAGTGTAGACCGatcttaaaggcccttttacgcgcaaagataatttttcaaacaaCTAAAAGATtcaaagatttagcgatctttttccaaaaaagggttaattgccattaacactttaacatctacatttgcatgtaaaaaggaaTGTGTTTGAATACACGCCAAggtgtgcaaacagctgcattgttctactCACAGGTACCTGGCAGATTTCCTTATTttcctggctagtgtaaacatgttgGGGTGAGAGCAAAGTGCAGTCTATTGagggataaatgtgtttgctttatctctcaatGGCTGAATGATtgattttaagttaaccttaaagtcatcgttcaaatgaaaagtgcacgttGCCCGCATATACATGTaactattattgttcatttttggccgtttgaatgaattttgagcgataatcattgtatgtaAAAGTGCCTTTAGACAATAGAATACACAACGTGGATACATAGAcctagataacagaatacagaacgtggagacatagacccggataacagaatacagaatggggagacacagacccagataacagaatacagaatgtggagacatagacccagataacagaatacagaatgtggagacatagacccagctaacagaatacagaatgtggagacacagacccagataacagaatacagaatgtggagacatagacctaaataacagaatacagaatgtggagacatagacctagataacagaatacagatcgtggagacatagacctagataacagaatacagaatgtggagacatagacctagataacagaatacagaatgtggagacatagacccagataacagaatacagaatgtggagacatagacccagataacagaatacagaatgtggagacatagacccagataacagaatatagaacgtggagacatagacccagataacaaaatacaaaatgtggagacatagacccagataacagaatacagaatgtggagacatagacccagataacagaatacggaatgtggagacatagacctagataacagaatgcagaatgtggagacatagacccagataacagaatacagaatgtggagacatagacccagataacagaatacagaatgtggagacatagagcaAGATAAcacaatacagaatgtggagacatagagcaAGATAAcacaatacagaatgtggagacatagacctagataacagaatacagaatgtggagacatagacccagataacagaatacggaatgtggggacatagacccagataacagaatacagaatggtggagacatagacccagataacagaatacagaacgtggagacatagacccagataacagaatacagaatgtggagacatagacccagataacagaatacggaatgtggagacatagacccagataacagaatacagaatgtggagacatagagcaAGATAAcacaatacagaatgtggagacatagacctagataacagaatacagaatgtggagacatagacccagataacagaatacggaatgtggggacatagacccagataacagaatacagaacgtGGAGACATAGAGCAAGATAAcacaatacagaatgtggagacatagagcaAGATAAcacaatacagaatgtggagacatagacctagataacagaatacagaatgtggagacatagacccagataacagaatacggaatgtggggacatagacccagataacagaatacagaacgtGGAGAcctagacccagataacagaatacggaatgtggggacatagacccagataacggaatacagaatgtggagacatagacccgggtaacagaatgtggagacatacacccagataacagaatacagaatgtggagacatagacccagataacagaatacagaacgtggagacatagacccagataacagaatacagaatgtggagacatagacccagataacagaatacagaatgtggagacatagacccagataccaGAATACAGAATggggagacatagacccagataacagaatacagaatgtggagacatagacccagataacagaatacagaatgtggagacatagacccaaataacagaatacagaatgtggagacatagacccagataacagaatacagaatgtggagacatagacccagataacagaatacagaatgtggagacatagacccagataacagaatacagaatgtggagacatagacccagataacagaatacagaatgtggagacatagacccagatactAGAATACAGAATggggagacatagacccagataacagaatacagaacgtggagacatagacccagataacagaatacagaatgtggagacatagacccagataacagaatacagaatgtggagacatagacccagataacggaatacagaatgtggaggcatagacccagataacggaATACAGAACGTGGAGGCATAGAccgagataacagaatacagaatgtggagacatagacccagataacagaatacagaatgtggagacatagactcaAAGAATAGAGCAGCTTTTACCAACTCCAGTCCtctgggaccaccaacaggtcatgttttcaggatatcctatggtaagaagacctgtggcaatgtctgaggcaccgacaataattacatcacctgtgcaacactgaggaaatcctgaaaacatgacctgttggcggtccctgaggactggagttggggaacactagaATAGAAGATTTTATAGAGAATGTAAGTCTAGTGCTGGAGTGTCAGGGATGTCGCTCACCAGAGACTTGGCAGGAAGACACCGAGGTGCTGATCATCATGAAGATCCCACTCAGACAGCCACTATTTCCCATCTGACGTctgtccatgtattacatagatcGCACTTCTACTCTTTATAGCCAATTGGGGTATTGACATTAACATGTTTTCATGTggttcacagcatgtcctattctggtttgaTTCACGGACCAGAATCGGACATGCAATGTCTACTGCCTGCCAGCATGGGGCAGCACACAGTCCGTATGTGTCCATGTGATGTCCAATGGCAGTTCTCAGACAAAACTTACACTCAGCCATCTGAATATGGCCGACCAGATAAATCCTATTTCCGGTGTCACATCTTATCTCTCAGCTGTGAGTGAATGCAGTTTCTTAGAATCCCACtcccttacattgtactgtagattATACAATTCCGCAGTGTGTGATCTCACCGTAATACTCTTCCAGTTGCCATAAATGGGCACAATTGGGAAACAGATTCCGAGTAGTTTCATCCTAATATAGTGTCTGAGCCGATTATAAGGGGGTTGGAGATAAAGTAACGGCttacagatgtgttctctaaTGGCTCCAAAGGGTTAGTTCAGAATCAGGAAGAGTCTAATGGCCGGACCGCATCCTCCACCCGTCCCCTGGGGCTCTCAATAATCTCATTATATGGGAGCCCAATATATTTCATGGCAGCTCTGTGTAATAGTCAGCGGTTTGCTGTCAAATTTTAGACTGTGGGGCTGGAATATATCACAGGCCCGTGAGTAGCGGCCCAACATAAGGGTGCGTTCAAATGTAGTAGATTTTCTACTGAGGAATACATTACCAAGAGCtcaatacatacagcaccagaatcaaggtcAACAACCTTGGTgatgtacatagatgcaataccagaatgaAGCTCAGTATATAGAGCACCAGAGCCAAGGTCAGTACAGGTATACAGAAACAGGAACTGTATTTCCTTTTTATGTGACCAGCTTCAGATGAGCGCATTAAGGGTACATATTACAGATGTGTCCCAGCCCGACTGCAGGTCTACTGACCAGAACTTGTAACATGACAGGGAACTATGAAGTGAGCAGGCTGGCAGTAGAAGCAGGGGCATACAAAGAACCCCTGTGGACctagaacaaaactcagaatgcCTTCCCCCACCCTCACTGGGATAAATCTAATattatataatgtaatatattctTCTCTCTGGTCCCAGACTGCCACTAAGATTTCTTCCACCCACAACTTGCTTCAGCCCACTCTCCCCAAcaagctgctgctgccgccactagTGAACTTTTCAGTACCCCCATCAATGTTATGTCCACTAAGGTCTCACTAATAGAGCCCCCTGTTATGGTCTGACTTTATGTACTCGCGCCCACTGCTGTTGCTCCAGTTGGCAATGTGACTCCCTCTGATGCTCCTATCAGTGGCATAACAAGAGTCTTACAGACCCAAGAGCAAACTTTAAACACGAAAAGATATCATTCCATATCATGTCCATCTCCAAGTGGCTTCATCATCCTCCCATGTCccctaaaccagtgttccccaactccagtcctcagggaccgccaacaggtcatgttttcaggatttcctcagtgttgcacaggtactgtcattattgttggtgcctcagactttgccacaggtgttcttactataggatatcctgaaaacatgacctgttgggggtccctgaggactggagttggggacccctgtcctaAACAACACCCATCATCCTCCAAGGTTCTACAAACAGTAACTATCATCCTGCACATAACATCTATTATCCTCTGCTGtaccccaaacaacccccattATCATCATCAATGTACCTAAAAAGCCCCCCTCATCCTTcacttttccccatcattctttATTGTGCGCTCTGTCTCACAGCCTTACAGCGTGACCTCACATTTTTCCCCCGGCGCGGTCACTCAGACTACAGTTTGTCACCTGCCCCCCTGCCCCGGCCTAGTCCTGCTCTGACATGACAGCATATAGAATTATTGTATGTACTAAGCTGTCTTATAGATGAGCAGTTCTATATTTGCTGTACACCGTGTGTTACTGACAtccggcttcatgggagattttatagGAGTTCttggtgcagaaatggccgaactccatctgtatggaatatgCTATTCCTGTAGCTTGGGCTTGGAGATTTACTGGGGACTGGAACCCGGGCCTTGTGGAGGACTCTGCTGCAAGTTAGTTTTCATGACCCTTTTCTAGATTCCCCCGGGCCCCCATGTTATTGATACAAACCAGAATTAGTTCCTTGTAAGTCCTGATTCACATCTgtagtttttggtgatgttttctgcacCGACAATCACTTGGTCtttaagtgagctgcaaaccaagTGACTTTGACAAGGGAGTGACTCTCCCTCTTTTGCTCTCTCAGGACCCGTGTTTACATGGGCAGACAGTTGTCCATAATGGCTCTCTTGAATGATTACTCTAGTGACTGTCAGCCTGTGCAAAAGTACCTTTAGAGGATTATTACatgatttgttatttgtatagaaatgttataaaatatcagcATCATTTATAAGGTTTatagtataaaaaaataatacacttTATTTTTGGCAGATGACGGTACAGGGAGCTTCAAAGAACATCTAATATCTGCAGATTatgaagcagaggattgtggtgtCACACAAGAttcatatgaagaacctgccattatcccagatatctcctcagcccttcacagcaaagattcatcatctgatcctcttctacaggtcccatcttctgattcatcgcAGACTGATAAGCTGAATACATATCACACAGGATCGAAGCCGTATACATGtaaagaatgtggaaaatgttaccCCGTTAAAGCACATctagttagacatcagagaaatcacacaggggagaggccattttcatgtccagaatgtgggaaatgttttgcacacaaatcacatcttattagacatcagaaaattcacacaggggagaaaccattttcttgttcacattgtgggaaatgttatgCAGATAAAGCGGCccttgttgtacatcagagaagtcacacaggagaaaagccgttttcttgttcagaatgtggaaaatattttGTATCAAGACCCacccttgttagacatcagagacttcacacaggacagaagccattttcttgtacagaatgtgggaaatgttttgcagttaaAGCACACCTTGTTTCACATAAGAGAACTCACACAAGAgcaaagccattttcttgtttagaatgtggaaaaggttttgtagcaaaacaaaaCCTTCtcgaacatcagagaattcacacaggaaaggagctgttttcatgtgcagaatgtgggaaatgttttgcacagaaatTGCAACTTActagacatcagaaaattcacacaagaGTTAAACCGTTTTCATGTttagattgtgggaaatgttttgcggATAAAGCAGGgtttgttatacatcagagaagtcacacaggagagaaactgtTTTCATGTTCGGATTGTGGGATATGCTTTACAGAAAAGGCAGCCTTTGTTACGCATCGGAgacgtcacacaggagagaagccgttttgttcagaatgtgggaaatgttttacatggcaCTCACAActcgttaaacatcagagaactcacacaggagagaagccgttttcttgttcagaatgtgggaaatgttttgcagtgaaatcagaaCTTGTcacacatcagagaaatcacacaggagagaagccatttttttgttcggaatgtgggaaatgttttgtagcaaaacaaaaccttgttaatcatcagagaagtcacacaggagagaagccgttttcttgttcagaatgtgagaaatgttttacaacaaaaatagaacttgttaatcatcagagaactcacaccaaagagaagccgttttcttgttcagaatgtggaagatgttttacagtgaaatcgagtcttgttacacatcagagaattcacacaggagaaaagcctttttcttgttcagaatgtgggaaacgttttgtAGAGAAAACACAACTTgtaaaacatcagaaaattcacacaggagggaagccatatttatgttcagaatgtggaaaacgtTTTATAGAAAAATCAaaacttgttacacatcagagaagtcacacaggagagaaacctttttcttgttcagaatgttgCAAATATTTTACACGTAAAAcagcccttgttacacatcagagaattcacacaggagagaagccgttttcatgttcagaatgtggaaaatgttttgcagtgaaacaAAACCTTtataaacatcagagaactcacacaggacagaagccattttcttgttcagaatgtgggaaatgttttgtaagCAAAATAGAACTTgaaagacatcagagaactcacacaggagagaaggcatatttatgttcagaatgtgggaaatgttttacagacaaAGCAGATctcgttaaacatcagagaagtcacactggagagaagccgttttcttgttcagaatgtgggaaatgttttgcacagaaatCACACCTTATTTCACAtcaaaaaattcacacaggagaaaagccgttttcttgttcaacatgtgggaaatgttttaaatcaAAATCAGAACTTattaatcatcagagaattcacacaggagagaaaccgttttcttgttcagaatgtgggaaatgttttgctcgcAACTCATATTTACTGCTACATCAAAAACTTCACAccggagaaaagccattttcttgttcagaatgtgggaaatgttttattcgcAACTCATATTTACTGCAACATCAAAaggttcacacaggagagaagccctttTTCTAAACCTACTTTatcaaactgtacaaaaaaaggtaaaaagttttgaaaatgattcttagatgataatgaTAATAATTTGTTAGGACAATTTTTGGTTTTGAAAATGACCGTGGTAAGAACCGTATTCCACCACTGAGCCCAGCAAGGGCGTCTCCCCTCGATCTCATCACTATAGTGTATGATATtaggaagagtcgcacacagtaatatacagctgtgatcacatgggaaaggttctacaacttcagtgtaacatATCAGACTTTATTTATACAGGACTATACAACTTGGGGCACACAGCCTGATAAAACAAAGGTCCTATGCAGTTCATGCTCAGGTGAACTCTTAACGCACCAGGTTTCAAGAGAGACACGAGTTTTATTCATAAGTGACAGCTTAGGAAATCTGGTCGGCAtaatagtccatatcagggtgcAAATATTTATAAATTCGGTAGATACTGCCAACAGAAATACATGAGATCTTACGTAGACTACAAGCCTAACAGAAACCGGACACACATCTCCATAATCCAGTAAGACTCACG
This region of Eleutherodactylus coqui strain aEleCoq1 chromosome 5, aEleCoq1.hap1, whole genome shotgun sequence genomic DNA includes:
- the LOC136629094 gene encoding zinc finger protein 585A-like isoform X1 encodes the protein MTDSSKMEKDRNNMVERVFNLTLEILLQLTGEDYTVVKKTSSVGSRAPVSEGWGRPLSPIMGPPPHPLIHEDINVQKILELTNKMVELLTGEVPIRCQDVAVYFSMEKGEYLERRKDLYKDAMMETHQPLPSPGPHMTDSSKMEKDRNKMAKSVLNLTLEILFQLIGEDYTIVKKTSSDGCRAPVYDGCGRPLSPIMGPPSHSLIHEDINVQKILELANKMIELLTGELLYQDEDLTDINTTETNVRGDQRCKEGIPTGNRPDDGTGSFKEHLISADYEAEDCGVTQDSYEEPAIIPDISSALHSKDSSSDPLLQVPSSDSSQTDKLNTYHTGSKPYTCKECGKCYPVKAHLVRHQRNHTGERPFSCPECGKCFAHKSHLIRHQKIHTGEKPFSCSHCGKCYADKAALVVHQRSHTGEKPFSCSECGKYFVSRPTLVRHQRLHTGQKPFSCTECGKCFAVKAHLVSHKRTHTRAKPFSCLECGKGFVAKQNLLEHQRIHTGKELFSCAECGKCFAQKLQLTRHQKIHTRVKPFSCLDCGKCFADKAGFVIHQRSHTGEKLFSCSDCGICFTEKAAFVTHRRRHTGEKPFCSECGKCFTWHSQLVKHQRTHTGEKPFSCSECGKCFAVKSELVTHQRNHTGEKPFFCSECGKCFVAKQNLVNHQRSHTGEKPFSCSECEKCFTTKIELVNHQRTHTKEKPFSCSECGRCFTVKSSLVTHQRIHTGEKPFSCSECGKRFVEKTQLVKHQKIHTGGKPYLCSECGKRFIEKSKLVTHQRSHTGEKPFSCSECCKYFTRKTALVTHQRIHTGEKPFSCSECGKCFAVKQNLYKHQRTHTGQKPFSCSECGKCFVSKIELERHQRTHTGEKAYLCSECGKCFTDKADLVKHQRSHTGEKPFSCSECGKCFAQKSHLISHQKIHTGEKPFSCSTCGKCFKSKSELINHQRIHTGEKPFSCSECGKCFARNSYLLLHQKLHTGEKPFSCSECGKCFIRNSYLLQHQKVHTGEKPFF